In Kineosporia sp. NBRC 101731, the DNA window GGGGTCGTCATTCCCCGGACCGCGGGGCGGCGAGCAGCGCGGCCAGGCGGGCGGGATGCGCCAGGTGCGGAAAATGGCCGCTGTCCGGCCAAACCGTCACCACGACATCGGGCCGAATCGCTTCCAGCCAGCTCAGGTATTCCGGCGCCGGGTCACTGCCGCTGATGAAGTGGTAGCCGACCGAGGCGGCGCGCAGGGTCTCCAGGTCGCGGCGCATCCCGGCGTTCAGCTCGGCCGGTACGTCGGATCCCAGGAGCTCCTGCCAGTAGCCGAGGATCAGGTCTTGCCGCGGGGTGGTCTGCGTGCGCACCATCTCCTGCGCCGACGCGGGCAAGAGGTCGATGTGCATACCGGCCAGCAGGGAGTTCCACACCTGTAGATAGTCGGGGCCCCGCAGGGTCGGCTCGACCGAGCGCAGAAACTCGGCGAAAGGCCCGACCAGGAGCGGCTGATCAATATTGATGACGCCGCGGGTGGGATGGGTGGTGGCGTAGCGGGTGGCCAGCACCCCACCCATCGAGTGCCCGACGACCACCGGATCGACGAGACCCGCGTCTTCAATCGTCTCGTGCAGGAGAGCCGTGAGAGTGGCCGAGGCGAAGGAATCCGGGGTGGGCGACTCACCGTGGCCGGGGGCGTCGACCACCAGGACCCGGCGACCGGGATCGATCTGGGCGAGCTCCTTCAGCGTCGGCTCCCACTGCCGCCGGTCGTAGGTGAGGCCGTGCAGGAGCACCAGCGGGGGGCGATGGTCGGACGTCCCGTACAGATCTGCGGCAAGCATGTTCGTCTCCTTCGTGAATGCGTTCATTCAGCGTCGATCGGCGTCGATCAGGAGGCGTAAATCCGGGCCGTACATCTCGTACAGAACGAGGGCTCAGGTGTTCCAACGGGCCGGGCCACCCGGCGCCGCCGCGTAGCGCAGGTACCGGCCCGTGCGCAGGGACGCCCTGAGATGGGCTCCGGCGAGAGGCGCCAGCACCTCCACCCGCTCGACCGTGGCCCACAGGGTGCGGGTGGCGTTCACCCGGGCGCGTTCGGTCTCGGTCGTGACCCGGCGAGAGCCTCCGCCCACGCCGGTAGCGCTCCTCAACTCGCTCAGGACGGCAGCCCGTTCGTGGTGCAACGCGGCGGCGCGGTCCTGGTCGCCGGCCCGGTCAGCGCTCTCGAGCTGCTCGTCGATCGACTGCAGATGTCTCTGGAAGACCTTGCGGGCCGTCTCGTCCAGTACCGGATCTCCATCAGGCACGCGGATCCCGGAACCACCGGCGACCAGGTCCAGCGCCGCGATCTCCTGACCGGGCGCCGACAGCAGCGCCCGCAGATAGTGCAGCCCCCGCCCGTCCCGCAGCCGGGCGCTCTCGCCTCCGGCCTCGAGCAGCCAGGTGTCGCCGTCCCGCGTCAGTCGCCATTCGTTGTCGGTCGGCTTCAGATGTTTGAGGACGCGCGTCAGCCCCAGTCTCTGCGCGGTCGACCGGGCCCGCTCCAGATCGGCGCGGGCCGCCGCCGCGTCGCCGTCCCGGCCACGGGCAGACAGCGCCCGGGCCCGTACCGGCAGGGTGTGCGCGAGCCAGGGCAACGCCCCGATGCGCTGCTGCAGCTCGATCGCGCTGGTCAGGTGATCGACGGCGGCCGAGGTGCGACCGAGGCGAGCGGCCAGGCCGCCCAGTTGCTCGTCGACCGTTCCGGTGATCGTGTTGGCCCCGCCCCAGACCACCAGCCGTCCTTGATACGGAAGCAGCACCTGGTAGAGCGTTTCGGCCTGGTCCTGATCACCGACGCGGGAGGCCACGTGGGCCAGGTCGGCCACCGCCCCCAGCCAGCGCGGACCGGAACCGTTCAGCACCGCCGGCAGCAGGCGATCCAGCTCCAGACCGGCCTCGACGTCACGACCGGCCTCGGCCAGGGCCCAGGCCACGCCGGCCTCGAAGAAGTGCCCCGGTCGCCGCCGCGCCTGTTCCCGCAAAGGCTCGACCACGTCGGCGCCGTCACCGCGCAGGGCGAACACGCTGTAGCGCAGGGTGCCGACCAGGCTGTCGGTGTCGCTCAGACCCATCTGACGACCCCGGACGGCGACCTCGGCGGTGAGGGTCGCGGCCTCGTCGAAGCGTCCGCGGACGACGGCCAGCATGGCCCGCCGGGACGTCACCACCACCGCGGCCTCGGCGTTCCCGGCCAGCTCGGCGGCGCGGCCGTAGGCGGTCAACGCGGCCTGCGCCGAATCCAGGTCACCCAGCTCGGCCAGAGCGGTGAAACGCCAGAACAGTCCGCGCAGCTCCAGCTGGTCGTCGCCGGCCCGGCGGGCCTGGTCGACGATCTCGGAGCCGCAGCTCAGCCGTTCCTGCGCCGCGATCGGGTTCCAGAGAGCATGCAGGCGGCTGTCGAGCACCTCGGCGATCGGGCCAGGGTCACCGCTGGCGCGGGCCAGACCCAGCGCCTCGTCGATCAGCTCCCGCCGCCGCGCGCCGCTGGACGGATCGCTGAGCTGCTCGCGGGCGAGCCGGGCCAGAATACGGGCGCGCTCGGTGGCCGACAGCGGACGCTCGGTCGCCGACTCCAGCAGCCGGATCAGCCCGAAGTCGAGCTCGAGGAACCCCGACCGCGACGGCGCGGTGAGAGCCAGATGCACGAGGGCATCGGTGGATTCGTCGAGTGCGCTCAACTCGTCGAGCAAGCCGATCGCGATCCCGGGAAGGCCCCCGGACACCAGCCGGATGGCATGTACGGCCTCCGCCGTCAGCCCGGGTGCCAGCCGGGCCAGGTCTTGCGCACCCAGGCCCCCCGACGGGTAGCTCCGGCCCGGCCTTGACCGAATACCGGGAGGCCACCAGCACCCCGGTCGCAGCGCCGAGTTCCGGAGGCGGCTGAGGCTCGGCCTCGTCGCCATGATCGATCAGAACCAGGCCGGGCTCGTCACCCACCTCGTCGCGGAAGACACGAACCCCCCTGTCCCGAGCCATTTCAGCCGCCGCGTCGAGCAGAGCCGTCTTCCCGGCCCCCGGCGGCCCGACCAGGAACAACCGCCCGCCCCTCCCCCGCGCCACCCCGTCGACCACCCGCGCCACGGCAGCCAGCTCGTCACGACGTCCGATCAGGTCCACTCCACCCAGCCTAATGTCCGGTGCAGTGGCCAGAGGCTGGAGAAACCGCCCGATCACCCACGAACCCGTTCGCAGGAGACCCATAAGGCTTCGGACGATGCGTAAGGAAATCTGGATTCCGCGTTATGGATCGTACCGGTCCGGGGTCGCAGCATAGGTGTCATGAACAGCACGCAGCAGACAGCGCTCGTCACGGGCGGCAACAAGGGCATCGGGTTCGAGACCGCTCGCCAGCTCGCCCAGCAGGGGTTTACGGTCTGGCTGGGGTGCCGGGATCAGGGGCGGGGCGAGGCTGCGGTCCGGGAACTGGCTCCGGACGGGGACGTTCGGTTCGTCCGCCTCGACGTGACCGATGAGGCGAGCGTCCGGGCCGCCGCCGCGCACATCGGCGACACCAGCGGAGCGCTCGATGTCCTGATCAACAACGCGGGCATCGTGGTCGGTGAGGGCGAAGGCCATGTCAGCACGGTCCGGGCGGAGACGATCCAGCAGATCTTCGACGTGAATTTCTACGGCACCCTGCGGGTCACCCAGGCCTTCCTGCCACTCGTGCAGAAGGCCCGGGCCGGGCGCATCATGAACGTGAGCAGCAGCATGGGGTCACTCACCACCATCACCGACCCCACCCAGCCATGGGGGCAGATGCCGGCCTTCGGCTACTCCTCGTCGAAATCCTTGCTCAACGCGCTCACCGGCTGGCTCGGCAACGAACTCGCCGGATCTTCGGTCAAAGTGAACTCGGTGTGCCCGGGGTACAACTCCACCGACCTGAACGGCCATCAGGGCACGCAGCATCCCTCGCAGGGGGCGAAGGTCGTCGTGCACGCCGCCACACTGCCGGACGACGGCCCTAGCGGCCGCTTCTTCGACGTCAACGGCACGGTGGGCTGGTAGTGCTCACCGCGATCGGGGCGGCTTTCTGATCAGGTGCTCGTACCCGGTGGCGGTGAGCCGGGCCAGGGCGTCGGCGACATGGACGCCGGGGCCTACGGCGACGTCCCTCGCCAGATCTGTGCCGACCAGACCTGTTCGCTGGGGTTCCATTTCTTATCAATAACTTCGGAACCCAAAGCAGGATCAGAGAACCGCACGACCGCGTCCACCACCGAAGCGAAGTCACGGGGTAACCGGTCGTCGAGTCTTTGTTTCCTCACCCAGGCCGCCCAGCGAACCTGCCCCAGCGCCCCGTACCCAGCCAGGACCCGGCTCAGCGATTCCACTTCCACAGAACGATACTCGGCAACGATCTGCATCGACCGCGTGAATTCGGCCCCGTCCACTTCCCGGCTCCCCGTGAGCAGGTAGATGTCTGCGAAGTCGCGCCACCGGGTATTCACCGTTCCCCGTTGCAGCGCGGTCACGACCTTTTCAGCCAGGACCATGCTCAACGGATACCCCGTCACCATGATCACACCACCCAGCAGGCGTGGGACCTCCACCAGACCAGGCTTCGGCCACACCGGATCACCGACGTTCACATCGACGTGAAAGCGCAACCGGGCCGTTGCCAGCGCGCACCCCATCGTCACCCGGACCCCCGCGTACTGATCTTCGTCTCGAATCAGCTCCGCCTCGGCGCCGGTTGCGTCGTAGTGCAGTCCATCGTCGATCTCGATCTCGGCGATCTCACGGATCAGATCGAGAACGGTCTCGGTGTCATTCCCGATCCTGTCCGCGCGGAGATCCACATCCCGGGTCGGCCGACGAGCACCGTAGGCAGCCAGCAACGCACCGCCCTTCAACACCAATCATCAGCCCGCTTCGACGCGGCGATTCGAGCAAGGAAACCTTCCAGCGCATACAGCGCCATGAGCTCTTCGGTGGAACGTTTCTCGCGGCGCCCCAGATTCTGCAGATCCAGGTAGGCGCGCCCGGCGACACTGGCGCGGGTCGGTCCAGTCATAACAGCACCTCCAGAGCATGACGGACTGAGGGCAGGACCCTTGGCCAATTACCGGCTACGACCAACAACTTCTGTGGTTGGGCATCCGCTCGACGCACCCATCGGCGTAGCGCCTCGTACCCCAATTCCGGCCCCTCGGTGCCGCGTAGCCGAAACGCATCAACGATGCTGCGCTCAGCGCTGTACAAGCCGATAGACGTCGTCGCATCGACAGATATCATTTCCCGCCCCACATCAAACGTTGCTCGGTCGAAGTGGTGCCAGGCCACTGGGGAATATACAACCGGTGATCTGACCCCCCGAGGCAGAGCCACATCCGGCGCAGCCGGAATCGCGTCTGACAGTCCGTGCCGGACCAGCGCCGTACTCAAGCACAACGTCGCCAATGGGGCTTTCACCGCAATGGCGATCAGCCCGAGGTCAGCCATTTCACCACCGGCCTGCCGGTACAGGCCCCGGCCCAGCGCCTCGATCTGGCCGGCCTCGCGCAAGCGAGACAGACCACGCTTGCTCAGCCCTCCCGATCGCGCCTGGGCATAGGTGAACGTTGCAGGCAATGTGCCCAGCACCCGGCGCCATTCACCGGACGCTTGAGCTTGCTGACGCCCACCATCAGCCCCGCCCTCGACGTTGTGACCTAAGCGCATACAGGAAGCTTATCCTGTCAACGCTTAGGCCCGCGCGTACTCTCCAGAGCTGCACAAAAACCTTGCATGATCCTGGACGATATGTAAGAAATTGTGAATCTATCCTTATGAATCGTACGATTACACGGGCTGCATGGATGCCAAGAACAGCACGCAGCAGACAGCGCTCGTCACGGGCGGCAACAAGGGCATCGGGTTCGAGACCGCTCGCCAGCTCGCCCAGCGGGGGTTCACGGTCTGGCTGGGTGCCGGGATCAAGGGCGGGGCGAGGCTGCGGCCCGGGCTGAGACGATTCAGCAGATCTTCGACGTGAACTTCTACGGCACCCTGCGCGTCATCCAGGTCTTCCTGCCGCTCGTACAGAAGGCCACGGTCGGGCGCATCGCGAACGTGAGTAGCAGCATGGGTTCGCTCACCAACGCGGTCGGGGCGGCTTTCTGATCAGGTGCTCGTACCCTGTGGCGGTGAGCCGGGCCAGGGCGTCGGCGACATAGGCGTCCGGGCCCACCAGTACGCGGCTGCGCCGGGCGGCCACCGCCCGAATGATGGTGTCGGCCGCCCGGTCCGGGTCGGTGCGGGCCACATGCCGGTCGAAGAACTCCCGTCGGCGTCGGGCGTCGTCGGGACCGGCCGCGCTGGTGGCGTTCCGCATGATCGGGGTGCGGATCCCGCCCGGATAGACCGCGGTCACAGCCACTCCCGTTCCGGTGGAATGCATTTCCTGGCGCAGTGCGTCGCTCCAGCCGCGGACGGCGGCTTTCGCGGCGTTGTACCCGCTGTAACCGGGTGCGCTGATCAGGCCGAAGGCGCTGGAGACATTGACGACGTGCCCTCCTCCGGCGCCGATGAGGTGCGGGAGGAAGGCTTTGGTGACGTGGACGACGCCCCAGAAGTCGACGTCCATCAGCAATGCGAGGTCTTCGACGGTGGAGTCGACCACGCTGCCGGCGTTGATGATACCGGCGACGTTCCAGACCATGGTCACCGTGCCGAACGACGCAACGGATTCGTCCGCCCACGCGTTCACCTCGGCGGCCCGACGTACATCAACCGTGCGATGCTCCACCTTTCCTCCGGCGGAACGGATCTCGGCGGCCACCGCGTTCAGGCCGGGCCCGTCGGTATCGGCGAGGGTGAGAGCGACGCCGGAAGCGGCCAGGCGCAGGGCGATCGCCCGGCCGATACCCGATGCCGCCCCCGTGACCGCGGCCACCTGGCCGCTCGGGAACCTCGTCCTCTGTTGCCTCCCGAAAAGGCCTGTCATGCTTTCTTTTCCTGGGCACGCGGCGCCGAGGTAACCGCAGGCGTCGACAGGGTCGACAGCAGGGCGAGTGCCTGCTCGGCCGGACTGCCCGGGCTGGGGAAGAAGACGTGCAGGGACTGCCCCTCGGCTCCGTTGACGGTGAAGCTGACGTAGGACAGGTCCAGGGGGCCGACCATGGGGTTGCCGAAACGCTTCGTGCCGGAGGTTTTCTCGTGGACGTCGTGGCGGGCCCACAGCCGGCGGAAGTCGTCGCTCTTGAGGGAGAGCTCGCCGACCAGGGCGGTGAGGCGGGGGTCGTCCAGGTCGAGACCGGCGCTGGCGCGCAGGCCGGCGACCGATCCGGCGGCCACGGTCTCCCAGTCGGGGTAGACATCGCGGGCGCCGGGATCGAGGAAGGTGCTGCGCAGCAGGTTCTGCCCGACGGCGAATCCCGGGTTCAGCAGGGTGGCCAGCTGGGTGGCGGCGAGCACGTCGCGAAAGCGACCGACGATCACCGCCGCGTGGCTCGTCCACCCGTCCATCATCGACCCCAGCTCCGGGGAGATGGTCTCCGGCTTCACCCGGCGCCGCCGGGACGGCACGGGGCCGGTCAGGCCGTGGAGATGGAGGGACGCCTGTTCGTCGAGCTGGAGCACGCGGGCGAGGGCGTCGAGCACGGCGGAGGAGGGGTTGCGGTCGCGGCCCTGTTCCAGGCGCGCGTAGTAGTAGCTGCTCACGCCGGCCAGGAAGGCCAGTTCGTCGCGCCGCAGGCCGGGTGTGCGACGCCGGCCGGCGCGGGGCAGCCCGACCGCCCCCGGGTCGACCTGCTCGCGCCGGGCCCGCAGGAACTCGCCGAGTCGGTTGTCGTCCACGCAGTCAGCGTAGGTGGCCCGGGCCGAAGTTGCCTGGCCCTGTCAGGGTGCGCCCGGGCACGGCCTTCTTCCTTCCCGGGGTCGCTCCTAGCGTGAATCGGACCGATCGACGAGAGGACGTGCGCCATGAAGTACCGCCGACTGGGTGACTCCGCGCTGGAGGTCTCCGAGGTTGCCCTGGGGTCGTGGCTGACCTTCGCGGGTGGCATCGAGAAGGACCGGGTGGTCGCCACGACCGAGGCCGCGTTCGACGCCGGCATAACATTTTTCGATACCGCCAACATGTACGGACGCGGTGCGGCCGAAGAGACCTGGGGCGAGATCCTGTCGAAGCACCCCCGGGACTCGTACGTGCTGGCCACGAAGGTGTGGGGACGGATGTCCGACACCGATGCGGGGCTGTCGGGGGCGCAGATCGCCCGGCAGATCGACGCGTCGCTGAGCCGTTTGCGCACCGACCACGTGGATCTGTACCAGGCACATCGCTTCGACACGAGCGTGCCGATCGAGGAGACCGTCGAGGCCCTGCAACTCGTGGTGCAGCAGGGCAAGGCCCGTTACCTGGGTTTCAGCGAATGGACGCCCGCACAGATCCGGGCGGCGATCGACCTGGCCGGTCCCGAGCTGTTCGTGTCGTCGCAGCCGCAGTACTCGATGCTGTGGCGCTCCCCCGAGGCCGAGGTGTTCGGCGTGTGCGAAGCGGCGGGGATCGGGCAGATCGTCTGGTCGCCCCTGGCCCAGGGGCTTCTCACGGGCAAATACCTTCCGGGACGCCCGGTGCCCGCCGGTTCCCGGTTCGCCAGCGAGTCGATGAGTTTCGCCCAGGACATCGTCTGGAGCGAGCAGGCCCTGGAGGCGGTGCAGAGACTGGTGCCCGTGGCTCACGAGGCCGGGCTGAGCCTGCCCGAGATGGCCCTGGCCTGGGCCCTGCGCAGGTCCGAGCTGTCCGCCGTGATCATCGGCGCCTCCCGCCCCGAGCAGGTGCACGCCAACGCCGCGGCCTCGGGCATCGAGCTCACCCCCGAGACCCTCGACCAGATCGACGCCGCGCTCGGCGACGTGCCGGTCACAGGGCCGCGCCTGGCGATGTACGCCCAGGAGGGTGTGCTGCACCGCTGATGAGCGAGTAGAGGCCAGAACGTGACCGCTACCCCTGCGATGGTCTCGTCATCGGCCGGGACGACCGGCCGGAACGAGCATCTGAGGAGATCCCGTGAGCGTCACCACCACCGTGCACCTGAACTTCCGCGGCCAGGCCCGGGAGGCGCTGGAGTTCTACCGGTCCGTCTTCGGGGGCCAGCTGGTTCTGGTCACCCACGCCCAGTCGTACGGCACGACCGACCCGCAGGAGGCCGACCTGATCGGCTGGGGCCAAGTGCAGTCCGAGGACGGCTTCCACGTCATGGCTTTCGACGTGCCCGCGGCCCGGCCGTACGACGCCGGCATCGACCCGCTGTTCGTGTCGATCCGGGGCACCGACGAGGACGAGCTGCGCCGCCACTGGGACGCCCTGGCCCAGGACGCCACGATCAAGGCTCCGCTGGAGCCCTCCGCCTGGGCGCCGCTGTACGGGATGCTCACCGACCGGTTCGGCGTGACCTGGGTGTTCGACATCACCGTGGCGTACCAGGGCTGACCGTGCCCCCTGCTCTCTCATACCCCTGACGACTGGCTCGCCGTCACCGGAGGTTGCCTGGGCGCCCGCCCATTTCACCGGCCCCGGGCCGCCATCGCCTCCCGCGTCAGAGCCATCACCTCCAGCATCAGGCACGAAGGCGCCTCCCCGCCCACTCGACCGGGACGGCGGACCGGGACCACCGCGTCCTCAAGGAGGCCTCGACGATGTGGTCGTGAGAATCGGAGCGCTCACGACGTGTACACCTGGTACATCCGGTACCGGATGTACCAGGTGTACACATTGCTCGGGGTGCCCTGGACAGATCATGGGAGGAACGTCGCCGACGCACGTCCTCGAAGCCGACGCACGTCCCGTCAGCCCACGTATCTCCCGCAAGCCGACGTATCTCCCGCAAGCCGGCGCACAACTCGTCAGCCGACGGCCGCCCGGCGAGTCGGCACCCGTCCGGTCAGCCGATCTTGTCCAGCTCGGCCAGGTCGTCGGCGGTGAACGAAAGTCCCGCGCCGGAGATGTTCTCGTGCAGGTGGGCCACCGACTTGGTGCCGGGGATCAGCAGGATGTTCGGCGAACGCTGCAGCAGCCAGGCCAGGGCGACGGACATGGGCGTCGCGTCGAGGCGGGTGGCCACGGCCGAGAGGGCTTCCGACTGCAGGGGGCTGAAGCCGCCGAGCGGGAAGAAGGGCACGTAGGCGATGTTCTCGGCGGCGAGCCGGTCGATCAGTTCGTCGTCCTGGCGGTAGGCGAGGTTGTACATGTTCTGCACGCAGACGATGGGGGCGATCGACTGGGCCTGCGCCACCTGTTCGGGCCGGGCGTTGCTGATGCCGAGGTGCCGGATCAGGCCCTGCTGCTGGAGTTCGACGAGGGTCTCGAAGGGCTCGGCGATGGAGCCGGGCAGGGTGCCCTCGGCGTTGCCGAGCCGGAGGTTGACGAGGTCGAGGGTTTCCAGGCCGAGCCGGTCGAGGTTGTCGTGCACGGCCTTGCGCAGCTGGTCGGGCTTTCGGGCCGGGGGCCAGCCGCCCTTCTCGTCGCGGTCGGCGCCGACCTTGGTGACGATGTGCAGGAAATCGGCGTAGGGGTGCAGGGCCTCGCGGATCAGGCTGTTGGTGATGTGCGGTCCGTAGGCGTCGGCGGTGTCGATGTGGGTGATGCCTGCCTCGACGACCTCGCGCAGCACGGCGAGCGCGCCGTCGTGGTCGGCGGGCGGTCCCATGACCCAGGGTCCGGTGAGTTGCATGGCGCCGTAGCCGAAACGGGTGACGGTGAGGTCGCCCAGGGTCCAGGTGCCGCCGGGAAGTGAAGTGGGGGACATGTTCATACCTCTGGCTTTCGTGGTGCCTGTCAGATGCCTGCTTCACTATGGGTAGGTAACTTCCTGTCGGGAAGTAGGCACTTGAGGGTGCGTAGGTCACCCCGGAGTTCGTGAGGAGTAGTGCGATGGCCACGACGACGGCGGCTCAGAAGAAGGCGGATGCCAAGGCCGAGTACGACGCCTTCCTGGCGACCTGCCCCAGTCAGAAGCTGCTGGACCGGATCTCCGACAAGTGGGTCACGCTGGTGCTGAGTGCGCTGGCCAACAACGGCTGGCACGATCCGGGTGACGCCTGCGGGGGTGGGTCGCGGGTGATGCGGTACTCGGAACTGTCGCGCACGCTGGCGGGTGTCAGCCAGAAGATGCTCACCCAGACGCTGCGCAATCTGGAGCGCGACGGTCTGGTGACGCGCACCGTGACACCGACCGTGCCGGTCACGGTCTCCTACGAGCTGACGGAGCTCGGCCTGTCGTTGCAGCAGATGATCCGGGGTCTGAAGCGCTGGGCTGAGGTGCACATGGACGATGTGGTCGCCAACCGTGAGTCGTACGACCACGCGAAGTAAGAGAGGTAAGAAACGACGAGCTCGCCCGCCGATGCGTTCGGGGACAGGCCGTAGACCTGTCCCCGAACACCCCGAACCCGCCATTGAGGTGAGGTCAGGACTTGAAGCGCCCCATCAGGTTCTGCAGGTTCGTGGACATGTTCGCCAGTTCCGAGGCGGCCTGCCGGGCGTCGGCGATGCTGTGACCGGACGACACGGTGGCCTCGGCGACCGCGCGGACGTCATCGGCGATGCGGGCCGATCCACCGGCGGCCTCGCTGACCGTGCGGGAGATCTCGTTCGTGGTGGCGGTCTGTTCCTCCACCGCCGAGGCGATGGTGGTCTGGAAGGCATTGATGTCTTCGATGATCTCGGTGATGTGGTGAATGGCGGTGACCGCGTCCTGGGTGTCGCTCTGGATCGCGTTGACCCGGCTGGAGATGTCCTCGGTGGCCCGGGCGGTCTCGTGGGCCAGTTGCTTGACCTCCTCGGCGACGACGGCGAAGCCCTTACCGGCCTCACCGGCCCGGGCGGCCTCGATCGTCGCGTTCAGGGCGAGCAGGTTGGTCTGCTCGGCGATCGACGTGATCACCTTGACCACGTTGCCGATCTCGATGCTCGACGCACCCAGTTTGCCGACGGTCTCGCCGGCCATGGCGGCCTTGGACACGGCGGACCCGGCCACGCGCACCGCCTCGGAGGACGACTGCGCGATCTCGCGGATGCTGGCCGACATCTCCTCGGTGCCGGCTGCGACGGTCTGCACGTTGCTGGACACCTGCGCCGAGGTGGCGCCCAGGGCGGTCGCCTGGGCGGTGGCAGCGTCGGCGTTGACGGCGAGCTGCGCGGAGACGGCCGACAGTTCCTCGGCGCTACCGGCCAGCGTGGTGGAGGTGCTGGTGATCTCCTGCATGGCCTGGCGTAACGACACCTGTGCGGTGTTGAGCGAGCGGGCCATCTGGCCGATCTCGTCGCGGCTGTCGACCGTGACGCTGTGGGTCAGGTCGCCGGTGGCGAGGGCGTCGACGGCGTCGCGGATCAGGGCCACGGAACCGACGATCCGGCGGGCCATCCAGTAGCCGAACGACACCAGCAGCAGGGCTCCGAGACCAGCGCAGATCAGGACGTTACGTGTGGCGGATTTCGCGGTGGCCTGCCCGTGGGCCACGGCTGCCTTCATCTCGTCGCCGTAGTTCGCCGCGAGGCTGGTGGTCTGGGCGAGCGCCTCGTCGGCAGCGGTGCCGAACTCTCCGTTCACGAGATCGCCGAGCTTGCGGTATTGAGCCCCGGAAAGGAGATCCGTGCTCTCGGACAGCGGCGCGATCTGAGCCTGGTAGATCGTGTCGAGCTGCTTCGTCAGGTCCAGGATGTCGTTGATCAGCTGTTGCTGGGCGGGGGTGGGATCCTGGTCGTTCAGCGTGTTCAGCGCCGTGACGACGCCGGCGGCGTTCTTCTCCATGCCGGCTTTGGCCGCGTCGGTGTTCTCCTGCGTGTAGGCGAGCCCCATCTGCAGGACGAACCGCCGGTACCGGGCCTGGTAGGTAGTTGCGTCCTTCGCCAGATTCACCTGGTTGGCGGTGTCCACACCGGCGACGCGGGCCTCGTCCTGCACGTTCGTCACGGCCGTCGAGCCGATGAAACCGACCGCCAAAGTCAGGATCAGGGCCACCCCGACCAGGGCGAGAATCTTGGTCCGCAGCTGCAGGTCCCCGAACCACCGGCCGGGCGAGAACCCACGGCCTCCCGGGGAGTGACCTTCAACCGGTGCCGTGGTGAATGTGGACAACCTGCGCCTCCTATGACGAGCCGAGTATCGGCGCCGGACCACTACTTGATCTCGGCATCGACGCCGACTGGAACGGTCATCGGCACCTTCAATCTTCAACTGAGTGTCCGAGGGAAATGATCGTCCGCTTGCCGCGACCCGCGTTCCGGGCCGTTGCATCGCCGCAGGTGGGAATGGGTGGAACGTTCCGCCGTCCCAGGTTCGGACCGGGCCCTGGACGGTGGGACGACGCGGAGCCGATGGTGGCGGCTCCCCCACCGGAAGGACCCCCTGATGACTGCCGAGACCACCGAGACCACCACGAGAGTGGCGCCGATCCGGATGAGCGAGCGCTGGCCGCGGATCCGCCCGGTGGCCGTGACGTACTTCCGGATGCGCCGGCACTGGCAATGGCTCACCGGCGGGCAGACGTTCGCCCGGACGTTCGGCACCGAGCCGCTTCCGGTCACCGTGAAGAAGCACCGGTCTCTGCTGCTGCGTCAGCTCGGCGATGCCGACATGTGGCTCCAGCACAACAAGGTGACGAACCTGCGGATCGCCGTCGCGCAGCTGGACGGCCTGGTGATCAGGCCGGGTGAGACCTTCTCGTTCGCCCGGCTGGTCGGCCGGGCCACGGAGAAGAAGGGGTATGTGGTCGGGATGTTCCTCTCCGGCGGGGAGGTGAAGCCC includes these proteins:
- a CDS encoding alpha/beta hydrolase; protein product: MLAADLYGTSDHRPPLVLLHGLTYDRRQWEPTLKELAQIDPGRRVLVVDAPGHGESPTPDSFASATLTALLHETIEDAGLVDPVVVGHSMGGVLATRYATTHPTRGVINIDQPLLVGPFAEFLRSVEPTLRGPDYLQVWNSLLAGMHIDLLPASAQEMVRTQTTPRQDLILGYWQELLGSDVPAELNAGMRRDLETLRAASVGYHFISGSDPAPEYLSWLEAIRPDVVVTVWPDSGHFPHLAHPARLAALLAAPRSGE
- a CDS encoding SDR family oxidoreductase, whose protein sequence is MNSTQQTALVTGGNKGIGFETARQLAQQGFTVWLGCRDQGRGEAAVRELAPDGDVRFVRLDVTDEASVRAAAAHIGDTSGALDVLINNAGIVVGEGEGHVSTVRAETIQQIFDVNFYGTLRVTQAFLPLVQKARAGRIMNVSSSMGSLTTITDPTQPWGQMPAFGYSSSKSLLNALTGWLGNELAGSSVKVNSVCPGYNSTDLNGHQGTQHPSQGAKVVVHAATLPDDGPSGRFFDVNGTVGW
- a CDS encoding nucleotidyl transferase AbiEii/AbiGii toxin family protein gives rise to the protein MKGGALLAAYGARRPTRDVDLRADRIGNDTETVLDLIREIAEIEIDDGLHYDATGAEAELIRDEDQYAGVRVTMGCALATARLRFHVDVNVGDPVWPKPGLVEVPRLLGGVIMVTGYPLSMVLAEKVVTALQRGTVNTRWRDFADIYLLTGSREVDGAEFTRSMQIVAEYRSVEVESLSRVLAGYGALGQVRWAAWVRKQRLDDRLPRDFASVVDAVVRFSDPALGSEVIDKKWNPSEQVWSAQIWRGTSP
- a CDS encoding type IV toxin-antitoxin system AbiEi family antitoxin domain-containing protein — protein: MRLGHNVEGGADGGRQQAQASGEWRRVLGTLPATFTYAQARSGGLSKRGLSRLREAGQIEALGRGLYRQAGGEMADLGLIAIAVKAPLATLCLSTALVRHGLSDAIPAAPDVALPRGVRSPVVYSPVAWHHFDRATFDVGREMISVDATTSIGLYSAERSIVDAFRLRGTEGPELGYEALRRWVRRADAQPQKLLVVAGNWPRVLPSVRHALEVLL
- a CDS encoding SDR family NAD(P)-dependent oxidoreductase gives rise to the protein MDAKNSTQQTALVTGGNKGIGFETARQLAQRGFTVWLGAGIKGGARLRPGLRRFSRSST
- a CDS encoding SDR family NAD(P)-dependent oxidoreductase — its product is MTGLFGRQQRTRFPSGQVAAVTGAASGIGRAIALRLAASGVALTLADTDGPGLNAVAAEIRSAGGKVEHRTVDVRRAAEVNAWADESVASFGTVTMVWNVAGIINAGSVVDSTVEDLALLMDVDFWGVVHVTKAFLPHLIGAGGGHVVNVSSAFGLISAPGYSGYNAAKAAVRGWSDALRQEMHSTGTGVAVTAVYPGGIRTPIMRNATSAAGPDDARRRREFFDRHVARTDPDRAADTIIRAVAARRSRVLVGPDAYVADALARLTATGYEHLIRKPPRPRW
- a CDS encoding helix-turn-helix transcriptional regulator, whose product is MDDNRLGEFLRARREQVDPGAVGLPRAGRRRTPGLRRDELAFLAGVSSYYYARLEQGRDRNPSSAVLDALARVLQLDEQASLHLHGLTGPVPSRRRRVKPETISPELGSMMDGWTSHAAVIVGRFRDVLAATQLATLLNPGFAVGQNLLRSTFLDPGARDVYPDWETVAAGSVAGLRASAGLDLDDPRLTALVGELSLKSDDFRRLWARHDVHEKTSGTKRFGNPMVGPLDLSYVSFTVNGAEGQSLHVFFPSPGSPAEQALALLSTLSTPAVTSAPRAQEKKA